GCACGAACCCGCCCAGAGTCGCGAGCGGCCCCGGGTCGGCCCGTTCTAGAGCGGCGCTGATCTCGGCGGCCACCTGGCGTTCGGCCTCGTGCCGCACGCGATCGGCGGCAAAGAGTCGGTCAAGGGCCTGCAGCGCCAACTCCCGGTCGCGCGAGCCGCGCATCAGCGCAGCCAGTTCGGCGACCAGCCGCTGGCGTTCTTCGGCTTCTACTGGCGAGTAGAGATAAATATCGAGTTCGGCCCAGTCCTGCATGGTCAGGGCCATCTCGCCGCTGCCTACCGTCTGGCCCATTTCGGCGAGGAGGTTCTTCAGGCTGTTCACTTCGTCGTGGGCGAGATGGCCATCGGCCCAGGCAGCAGCGATGACGACCTTGGCCAGGGCCATGGCGAGGAGATGTTTGGGCATGGGGGCCTGTTCCTCCGGTGGTGATTTTGGATTTTGGATTTTGGATTGCCGTACAGGGTGTGGTGCTTTCGTCTGGGGAGGCGCGAGGAAGGGTTATCTCTTCCCGCGCCTCACGGGTTCCGCTCGCGGCGTGGGGGCGCTGTGGCGCAGCCAGGACGTGTCTGCTGGCCGCGCCTCAGGCTGTGCGCATCGAGGCGGCGGCGCGCAGGTTCAGCTCCTCGATGCTCTGCTCGCGCATACGGAACTTCTGCACCTTGCCGGTGACGGTCATCGGAAAGCTGTCCACAAACTTGATGTAGCGGGGGATCTTGAAGTGGGCGATCCGCCCGCGGCAGAACTCGCGGATCTCCTCCTCGTCGGCGGTTTCGCCCGGCTTGAGCTTGATCCAGGCCATGATCTCCTCGCCGTAGCGTTCATCAGGCACGCCGATCACCTGCACGTCGCTGATCTTGGGATGGGTGTAGAGGAACTCTTCGATCTCGCGGGGATAGACATTTTCTCCGCCGCGGATGATCATATCCTTGATCCGCCCGACGATGTTGATGTAGCCCTCCTCATCCATCACTGCCAGATCGCCGGTGTGCATCCAGCCTGCGGCGTCAATCGCCTTGCGCGTGGCTTCCTCGTTGTTCCAGTAGCCAAGCATCACCGAATAGCCCCGTGTGCACAGCTCGCCGGTCTGGCCGCGGGGCAGCACCCTGCCGGTAACCGGGTCAATGATCTTGATCTCGACATGAGGATGCACCTGGCCGACCGTGCCAACCTGCTTCTCCAACGGCGCGCCGATGCGGGTCTGGGTGCTGACCGGGCTGGTCTCGGTCATGCCGTAGCAGATCTCCACTTCGCGCATGTTCATCAGCGAATGGACCTTGCGCATCACCTCGACCGGGCAGGGCGCGCCGGCCATCACCCCGGTGCGCAGGCTGCTGAGGTCGAAGCGGCTGAACTCAGGATGGTCGAGTTCGGCGATGAACATGGTTGGCACGCCGAAGAGGGCGGTGGCGCGCTCCTCCTGCACGGCCTGGAGCACAGCCAGGGGATCGAAGCCCTCGGAGGGGTAGATGATCGTCGCGCCGTGGGTGATGCAGCCGAGGTTGCCCATCACCATGCCGAAGCAGTGGTACAGCGGCACGGGGATCACCAGGCGATCCTTGTCGGTGAAGCGCATCAGTCGAGCGACGAAGTAGCCATTGTTGAGGATGTTGTGATGGCTGAGCGTCGCGCCTTTGGGATAGCCGGTCGTGCCGGAGGTGTACTGGATGTTGATCGGGTCGTCGAACTGCTGTTCGGCCTGGCGCGCGGCAAGGTCGGCGGGGCTGACCTGTTCGGCGACGGCGAGCACGTCGTTCCAGGTGAACATACCGGGGGCCGGTTCGTCGCCAAGGCGGACGACGGTACGCAGCTCGGGCAGGCGCGCCGCTGCCAGGCGCCCCGGTTGGGCCTGCCGCAACTCGGGCAGCAGCTCGTAGAGCATCGCGCTGTAGTCGGCGCCGCGGAACTGGGGGGCGAAGACCAGGGCGCTACAGCCAGACTGGTGCAGGGCATACTCGAGTTCGTGGAGGCGGTAGGCCGGGTTGATATTGACCAGGATGGCGCCGATCTTGCTGGTGGCAAGCTGGGTGATGAGCCATTCGGCGCGGTTGGGCGCCCAGATGCCCACCCGCTCGCCCCTGGCGATCCCCAGGGCCATCAGCCCGCGGGCGCAGCGATCCACTTCGGTCTTCAGATCGGCGTAGGTGTAGCACAGGCCCTGCTGGCGCACCACAAGGGCCTCGTTGTCGGGGAAGCGGGCGACAATGGCGTCGAAACAATCGCCGATGGTGATGCCCAGCAGGGGCACGTCGCTCGTTCCGCTCACGTAGCTCCAGCGCGTAGTCTCCATACTGACGCTCCTCCGCGTGGCTTCTTCGCCACGGATATGGGTGCGATGCGATGTGGGTGCAGGTAGTGTACCGCATCTCGGAGGGTTATGCCAGTGTGTTGAGGCATGAGCGGGGGGCGGAGCAATACCAGGCTCGCGTAGACGCTTGCGAATTGAAGGGCGGCGCGACGGCTTCACAGGCGCTTCCGCCGAGACTCGTTCCGCGAGCGTCCGCACGAACCTGGTATACGTCCTCACCCTTCCCCGCCTCGCTGCGCTCGGCGCCCCCTCCTTCTCCAGCCGGAGTGGAGAGGGAGGGGCCGGGGGAGGGTGAGGATCACGGGTCACAAAAGGAAAAGCGATGTTCCTGGGAGGACCGCGTCCTCCCAGATCCTCCCGCGAGCCCGGAGACGCGGGGCAACCCGGTTGCCCCGCGTCTCCAGGCCCTATGCATGATCCTCGTGTTCGGGGGGCAGCAGGGCGTCCCACCAGATTTTGCCGGAGCGTTTCTGCTGGAAATCCACGTGGATATGTTTGGGTTCGGTGTATTCGAGCATGCCCGCCACGCCCATCTCGCGCCCGATGCCGCTCTCCTTGAAGCCGCCAAAGGGCGCGTAGGGGTTGAGCATGTGGTGGTCATTGATCCAGATAGTGCCGGCGCGCAGGCGCCTGGCGACCTCGATGGCCTGCTGCACGTCGCGCGACCAGACCGAGGCGGCCAGGCCGTACATCGTATCGTTGGCCATGGTAATAGCGTCGCCGATCTCATCATAGCGAATCACGGCCAGCACGGGGCCGAAGATCTCCTCCTGGGCCAGGCGCGAGCGGTTGTCCACGTGGGTAAAGATGGTCGGTTCGAGGTACGGCCCCTTTTCGAACAGCTCGCCAACGGGTCGCCCGCCGCCGATGGCCAGGCGTGCGCCCTCTTCGCGTCCGATGCGGATGTAATTTTCCACCCGTTCGCGGTGGGCAAAGCTGATCAGCGGTCCAATGTCGGTATCGAGTTCCAGTGGATCGCCGATGCGCAACTGGCGCGTGCGGGCGACCATGCGCTCGACCACCTCGTCGTACATTGAACTGTGGACAAAGCAGCGCGTGCCGGCCTCGCAGAGCTGCCCGGCGTGGTAAAACATGGCGAACAGCGCGCCGTCAATCGCCTTGTCGAGGTCGGCGTCGGGGAGCAGGATGGTTGGCGACTTGCCGCCCAGTTCGAGGGTGACCTTCTTGATATGCGGCGCGGCGAGGGCCATAATGCGCCGGCCCACCTCGGTGGAGCCGGTAAAGGCGACTTTGTCAACTTTCGGATGCGCCACCAGGTAATCGCCGATGCTGCCGCCGGGGCCGGTGATCATGTTGAGCGTGCCGCGGGGCAGCAGGCCGGTCTCGTCAATCATACGGACCAGCTCGATGGAAGTGAGCGGAGCCTGGGTTGCCGGTTTGAACACCACGGTGTTGCCGGTGGCCAGGGCCGGGCCGAGCTTCCACACGGCCATGCAGAAGGGGTAGTTCCAGGGGATAATCTGCGCGCAGACGCCGAAGGGATCGCGCCAGACAAAGCTCCAGGTGAGAGTGGGGAAGTCGTTCCAGGGCAGCGGCTCGTAGGGCGAGCGCCGGGCCAGTTCGGCGAAGACGCGCATCATGTGCAGGCCGAGGGGGATGTCGTTGTAGGTGGTCTTGCGGATGGGCACGCCGACGTCGCGGCTCTCCAGCTCGGCCAGTTCAAAAGCGCGCTCTTCCATCACATCGGCGATCTTGTGCAGGATGCGGGCGCGCTCGAAGTGGGGGGTGTGCGGCCAGGGGCCGTTGTCGAAGGCATTGCGCGCTGCTGCCACGGCCCGATCCACATCCGCGGTGCTGGCGCTGGCGACCCGGGCGATCAGCCGGCCCGTGGCCGGCTCGGTCACATCGAAGGTCGCGCCGCCCTCCGCGTCGCACCACTCGCCATTGATGAACAACTGGTGGTACGGAACATCGGTCTCATGGGTCTCAAGCGCCATCGCTTTGCTCCTTTGGCGATCCGTGTTATGGGCAGGAAATGCTGCTATGCGTTATCATAACACGCTGCGTCAAGAGGATGCAAGCGCCAGACTCTGTCGCCCAGGGTTGATGCACAGTCCGCCTCAGACGGGGGATTGGGGCGGCGTAGCCGTCCGATACGGTCATTTTGGGTTGGTTTTGGCGGCTACGCCCCGAAGAGTTCGCCTTAGCCCTGCACTGTCTCCGCCAGAGGGGAGGGTCCGGAAGGGCGCAGCCCTCCCGCATATTCGCGCCTACCGGCCCTGCCGCCAGGCGCGGATGATGCGCAGGTAGAAATCGGCCGGCAGGGGGCGACCGGCGGCGTCGGTGTAGGCCGCCGGGGCGACGGCGGTGCCTTCCAGCCATTCGTTCCAGGTCTCGATCAGCACCAGGTCGGCGTCTGCGGGCACCGCCGCCAGGCTGGCGCGCAGGAACGCGCCAGGCGCGCGAGGCCCGCCGCCGGGCGGCAGATCGCGCGGCTGGATGCGCGGCTCGCTGACCCACGGAATGCGCGAATTGTCGAAGCCCGGTCCAACACTGCTCACCTGGTAGCCGCGCAACTCGCCGGTGTAGGGGCCGTTGAGCGCCGTGCCCCAGCGATAGACGCCGTCGGCCACCTCAGCGGCGGCGGGAAGGCCGGCTGGCGGCGGTGCGCTCAGCCATGTCTCTTCCAGGATCAGCCACGGTTCCACGCCGAAGTCGGCGGCAAAGGCGCGCTTGACACTGTTCCACAACTCGCCGCCATACCCGATTTCATCGCAACAAATGGTGGTGTAAGTAATGATGATTGGCCTGCCATTGACCGTCGCCCACATCTCCCGCGGCACCCGCCGGAAGAAGTCGCGGATATGCCGGTCGTAGAAAAAGTAGCCGCTGCGCGGATCGCTCACCGGCATCCGCGGCGCGTCCGGGCCTGTCAGGTAGCCGTTTCCCAGATAGTCCTGAAACATGCCCTGCTGAGCGGTGGTGTCGAGAAACATCCCGATTCGCATAGGGCGCTCCAGAACGCCGTTCGCCTGAACCAGCAGATTGATGCGATCCTGCCGAAACCACGGATGCGGGTGGTCGCCCCAACTCACGGGGAAGACGATGTCAATCCCGGTAGCGGCCATAGTGCGAAGCTCTCGCTCATACCAGTCGTAGTTGTAGGAGGAATAGCTCGCCCCATCGCGCAGATCGGGGTCATCGGGCAGGGGAGTGATCCAGCCCGGCGGCAGAAAAGGCGTCTGGGTCGGATCACATTCCTGTTCAGGACAGTTGTACCAGTAGAAGAAGAAGGCGCCGAGCGGGGGCCGGCGTACCGGGGCCGCAGGGGTGGCTCGTGGCGCCACGGGCGTGTTCGGTGCAGGCGTGACGCTCGCCGGGGCCGTCACCGTCGCCGGTGGCGGCGCGGGTGGAGCAGCACAGGCGGCGAGCGCGAGGATTGCCAGGATGACGAGGATTACGTAGCGCGTGGTGGTAACCATGGACTAATGAAGTTCTTTGCTAAACTCACCCCCTCCCCAACCCTCCCCCGGCGGGGGAGGGCGTCCGGCTCCTCCCGCCGACGGGGTGCTGGGAGGCGGTGGAAAGGCAAGGAAACTTCGTTCACAGACTACAAATCCAAAATCCAAAATCCACAATTCAAAATCGCATCAGGCGTGCATCTCCCTCCCGGTGGCGATGATATCCGCCAGGACGGCAGCGGCGGTTACGGCGACGCCGGCGCCCGGCCCGCGAATGATCAGCGGGCGTTCGGCGTAGCGCGCAGTGGTAAAGCTGAAGAGATTGTCAGGACCACGCAGGTCGGCGAGGGGATGGCCGGCGGGCACGACCTGAAAGCCCACACTGGCGCCTTCAGGCGTGATGCTGGCAACATAGCGCAAGGCGCCGCCAGCGGCGCGCGCTGCGGCGACGCGTTCGGCCATCGGCGCGTCGAGTTCTTCCAGGCGGGCCATGAACTCGTGCAGTTCGAGCTGGGCAAACTCGGGCGGATACCACGGCTCCGGGGGGATCCGCTCGATGGTCCAGGGCTGGCCGCAGGTGCGCCCCAGAATGAGGGCCTTGCGCGCCACGTCCAGGCCGCTCAGGTCGTCGCGGGGATCAGGCTCGGTGTAGCCCAGGGAGTGGGCCTCGCGCAGGGCGACCGACAGGGGCTTGCCGGCTTCCAGTTCCGTACAGAGGTAGCCCAGGGTGCCGCTCATCACCGCCTCGATGCGTTGCACTTCGTCGCCGGTGTCGAGCAGACTCTGGAGGGTGCCGATGACGGGCAGCCCGGCGCCCACCGTAGCCTCGTAGCGCGTCGCGCCGTTCTCGGTCAGGGTGCGGAAATCGTGATATGAGGCGCAGAGGGGCTGTTTGTTGGCGGTTACCACGCGGTGGCCGAAGCGCACCGCATCGGCCAGGATCACTGTCGTGCCGCCATACGCCGAGACGTCCACGGCGATGCCTGGAGCGGAGATGGGCAGCACCCCCAGGCTGCCGCGGCGGGGCGCGCCCTGGTCGGCCAGGGTGCGCCCGGCGGTTTTGGCCTCCAGGATCTCCAGCACCGTCTCTCTGGGTAGCGGAGCGCCGGAGAAGAACATGCCGGTGCTGTCGGCAATCGCCAGATAGTCAATCGAAAAGCCGTAGCGCCCGATGATAGCATCGTGCTGGGCCAGGATTTGCCGCGCCAGTTCGCGGCCCACGCTGCCCAGGCCGATCTGGACGAGCTGAATACGTTTCATGGCTTCTCAGTGGTATGCTGCGGCACAATCGTCGCGGAGACAGGCTGGCCGTCTGAGCGTTGTTCCTCCAGGAGCAAGCGGTGCAGAGCGGAGTGGTCGAGTTCGCCGTAGCCGCGGGCCGCCAGCCGTTCGTAGCGTTCCAGGGTATCGTCGAGGTGCGGGAGGTGCAGGCCCGCGGCATCGGCAAGGTTTCGGGCCAGCCGGAGATCCTTGAGCTGGGTGCTGACCCGCCCTCCCGGCGTGTAGGCCCGCGCGGCCATACGCGCGCCATGGATCTGCAACACCTTCGAGTCGGCGAAGCCGCCGGCGAGCGCCTGCCGCAGCCGCGACGGGTCCAGGCCGCTGGCTTCGGCCAGCAGAGTGGCCTCGGCCACGGCTTCGATGGTCAGGCCGACGAGCAACTGGTTGATCACTTTGGCGGTATGACCGGCGCCGGGCCCGCCCAGATGGGTTACACGGCCCAGGGCCTCCAGCACAGGACGGGCGCGCGCTACATCGGCCTCGTTACCGCCGGCCATAATCGCCAGCGTCCCGTCTGCGGCCCCTTCCGGGCCGCCCGACACCGGCGCGTCTACCCAGCCGATGCCGCGGCTTGCCAGGCGCGCAGCGTGGACGCGTGAGCGCGCGGGGTCGGAACTGCCCATGTCAATAACCAGACGCCCCGGCGGCAGGTATGGCGCCAGGCCCTCCAGCACGGCGTCCACGGCGGGCGAATCGGCAAGCATGAAGATGCAGATGTCAGCAGCGGCGGCTTCGGCCAGACTCGCGCACAGGGGCAGCCCGGCCACCAGTTCCGGGGCCAGGGGCGAGCGGTTCCATCCGCATACCCGATGGCCGGCGCGGAGCAGGGTGCGCGCCATCGGACGGCCCATCAGGCCCAGCCCGAGCAGGCTGATCGACTCGCTCATCCGGCGCCTCCGAACGTGCGTTCCATCAGCTTCCGCATGCGCACAGCAGGATTGTTCGGCTCATATTGGACATCCTCCCACTGCAGGGCCTGACCGGCGGGGACAGAGTGGCGCAGGGCGAGGTCATGGGCCAGGCCGATGGGCAGCAGGCCACGCTCCAGCGAGGTGGCCGCGGGCAGCAACTTCCCGTAGACGGTATAGCCTCCCTCGCCATCGAGGCGCTCGCCCGCCGCCAGGTCGCGCTTGGCCACCGCCACCACGTCGCCGCGGAACGCAGTGGGGCGTCCGGTGGCCTCGCCGCGCAGTCCCACGCGCAGCACGCTCACCGCCAGCTCCAGACCGATCAGATGATAGGGCCGGTAAAGGGCGGTGTAGCGTCCGCTGGCATCAGTAACCAGGCCGTATTCGGCGAAGCATTGTTTGACATAATCATCGGGAGCGACAAAGGTAACGAACACCCCCCAGCGCAGATCGCGATACACCGGGCGGCCATCGCGCTCCAGGCTGCTGACCACCTCGACGGTGCCGGGGTGGGCGAGCTGGCCGCCGTCCGCCTCCGGGCGGCAGATGTGGGGCAGGTCGTCCACGCCGCAGGGAGGGAAGCGCAGTCCATCAGGCTGGGGGGTAAGCCCGCAGGCGTTGGCGACGGCGGCCATCTCAATCGCCGATTTGGTGCCATCGAGGAACGAGTTGAACATCTTCGGATTGAAGCTGCCCCGGGCCACCCGTTCGGGCGCCAGGCCGTAATGTTCCCAGACCGTTTCGGGGGTGGAGAAGTGGTAGGCCGGCAGGTAGCGGGCGCCCTTGCCAGCGCAGATCACCTCGAAGCCCGAAACACGGGCCCATTCCACCAGTTCGGCGATCAGGGCGGGCTGATCGCCATAGGCCAGGGAGTAGACCACGCCGGCCTCAGCGGCGCGGCGGGCCAGGATAGGGCCGGCGAGGGCATCGGCCTCGACGTTAGCCATGACGATATGGCGATGGTAATCAATCGCCAGCAGGCAGTGGGCGATCCCTGCCGCGGGCACGCCCGTGGCCTCAACAATCACATCCAGGCCCGCAGCGGCAATCAACGCTGCCGCATCATCGCCAACGTGGGTGGCGCCGGTGGCCAGGGCCTCGGCCAGACTGGCGGCGGCAAAGCGCTCCTCGGGCCAGCCGGCCCGCAGCAAGGCGCCGCGAGCGCGCTCGGGGGCCAGGTCCGCGACACCCAGCACGTGCAGGCCAGGCACGCGGCGGGCCTGGGCCAGGAACATCGTGCCGAACTTCCCGGCGCCGATCAACCCGACGCGCAAGGGCCGGCCCGCCTCGGCGCGGGCCGCGAGCAGCGAGAGCAGATCGCCGGACATAGGTTGCTCCCATTGCGTAGCTTGCGTGGTTATCCTGATTATCCCATAGTGTCGCCGATGCTTCAAGGGCGGATCGGTTTTCCCGTGCACCAGCGGGCGATGGCCGCGTGCCAGTCGCGCTCGATGGCGGTCAGAGGCGCTCCAGCCAGGCGCGGCCAGTCGCGGAGGCGGTAGCTGCTCTCGCGGTAGGCCCGATAGATGCGCCGCAGGGCCGCGGGCCGTTCGGTGAACAGGTAGTAGCTGAGGGCCCAGGCGGCATCGTAGTCGAACTCACCGTAGCGGTCGTACCCCTCGCGACGCGCCAGCAGTTCCGCGAGGGCCGGGAGCGCCGCTCGCGCGCACAGGCGCTGGAGTTGCGCCCGTCGCGGCGCCGGTCCAGCGGGACCGCTTCCGGCGAGCAACTCGGCCAGCCCTTCGTCGGCCCAGCCCCCAGGTTCGCGGTGGTAGCCCGGCGTGTGCCAGTTGCCGGGGAAGAGGTATGCTCCTGCCAGGTGGTGGCTCAGTTCGTGCCGCAGGGTCTCCTCCAGGCTGTTGGCGCTCTGCTCGGGCGTGCGGGCGTAGGTGTACAGCGTGGCAGTGGTCTCGTCATACACGCCGTCCACCTCTGCGCTGAAAGCGGTGAAGGCACGCAGATAGTCGCGGTAAATGCCCTGGCGGGAGAAGATCAGCACTGTGAGGGTTGCAGCGTCCTCACCGGGGATCGGCTCATCCAGCTCAGGCCCGACGATGGCAAAGAAGCGCCGCCGCGTCTGTTCGATCTCGGCCAGGAGAGGCGCAAGGCGCTCGGCGGGCAAACCGGAGCGGATGGTCACATCGCCGCTAGAAAGACCCTGGGGCAGGGCCAGAGCCTCGTAGTCGGCGCGCAGACGGTGCAGATGGGCCGTTCCTCCGGCCAGGCGATCCCGCCCGCGGGCGATGGCGGCCAGGGCTGTCAGGCTGGTAGGGTGGCCCTCGTTTGTGCCGGGGCCGGCGGGCGGCGGGTCATCGGGGGCCAGGCCGGGGGGCGGCTCAGCGCTCCACGCTGCGGCCAGGGCTGCGCCGAGCGTCGCTCGCGCGTCCGGGTCAAGCTGCGCGTTCCGCAGGTGGGCCACAGCCGTCGCGGCGGCAGCGCGCACGCCGGGATCGTCGGAGCGCAGCCCGGCCAGGATGAAGCGCCGGTCGGCGTCGGCGAGCGGGCCCGGTCGAGCATGGATCAGGCGGGCGCGCGCGCGGGCGGCCCGGTAGCGCAGAGTCGGCGCAAGCGCGGCGCTGGCGGCCAGCCGCTCCAGGGCCGGGGCGGCGCCGAAGTCTGGGTAAAGGAAGGTGTCGGCGATCCAGATCGCGTCCGCCAGCACCAGGGCATCGCGTTCGGCGGCAAGAATGTCGGCGAGGGTGGCGCGCAGGGCAGCGGCGCGAGCGCGCGTCACCAGTTCATAGGCGCGGCTGCCCGGTGGGGCCTCGGCGAAGCGCCCCAGCACTCGCAGGGCGTTGCGGCGCGCGCGGGCGTGGGAGCCATTCGCGGCCAGGTCAAGCAGCGCGTCGGTGAGGGCCGGGTCGGCGCGAGGGCGCAGGGCGACGGCGAGTTCTTCGGCGCAGGCATACCCGGCGCCGGGGAGGGCCTGCATCAGCGCTCCGGCGTCGGGGTAGGCCACCGCGGGACAGTTGGGGGTGCGGATAGGCGGCGCGCCTGGCGCAACCGCCAGGGGTAGGGCCGAGGCCGGGCTAGCCAGCAGCAACGTAAGGCAGATGAGAAGAACAAGGCGTTTTGTCGCCATGTGAAAAAACGCCTGGCACGCCAGGGTCCTCGGAAAGGCGCGGCCCTCACAGGGGCGGAAATGTTGCGGCGCCCATTCCACGCAACCGGAAGGTGGCATATCGTAGCGCAACCTTGCAAGGTTGCGCTACGATGACCTGACCAGACCCTGACGCTGCCACACGAACACCCCCGCCTGCCCGATACGGCCCGGCTCCAGCACGCAGAGGGCGCGGCGGTAGTCAAGGGCAACCCGGTTGAAGCGCGCAAGGACACCGTTGCCCAGATTGGCGCGCCCGGCGCGACCCAGGTCGCCGTGACCGCCCTCGGGGGCATCGAGGGCTACGTCACGCACCTCAAATGGCCCGATGCGCAGCCCGGCGGCCATGCCACGGCGCACGGCGCAACCGCTGGCGAAGCTGTGGCCCTCGCCGCTGGCGCTGTCGTGGCTTAACCCCGCGAGGTCGGCAAGATCGGCGCTTAGCGTGAGCGCGCCATTGGAGCCGGTGTCAATCGTCAGCAGGGGCAGCTCCAGGCAATGCCGGAGTGCGGCCGGGTCGCCTGCGGGGGCCAGCAGGCTGGCGTTGGCCAGGGCCGGAAAATGGTCGAAGAAATGCAACGGCAGGACAGCGCCCGTCTCACCAGGGTCGGGCGGCGCCAGATCGGGATGGTACAGGCGCAGGCGCCGTTCTGCATAGAGAATGTCGAGAGACAGGTTGCTGAGCACGTTATAGCCCAGCACCACGTCCACCTCAAAGGGAGCATGGCGCAGATCCACCGCCAGCGCGTAAAGATCGCGCAGGCACAACTCCCCCAGCCGCAACCAGGGCAGCACCGTTTCGGTGAACGGCACGCCATCGCTGGTGGCGTCGGAGCCGAGAGCAAAATCGCCGATGCGCAGGCCGAGACGCCGGGCCAGCCCCAGGTCAATTGCCGAGGGGTCAGTACCGGTATCAATCAGCACCGTAAGCGGGCGACCGCCCGGCCCCGCCGCGCTGCAACGCAGCACCTGCGGGCTGAAGCGCAGGGGTATGTCGGCGACGCCGCTTGGAGGAAAGTCGAGCCTGGTCCGATCATCAAGCATGCCGACATGATACCACGGGTGCGGAAGGTGTATGCTTGCTTCCGCGGGGGCGGGGGAGACCGCGTTTCCCTGCGCTCCGCGTCCAGTAGGAGGCCGCCTGGTCCTCACCATCCCCCTCCTCGCTGCGCTCGGCGCCCCCTTTCTCAGGTATAGGGTTTTCCAGCACATCCTCGCGTCGCATGGGCCATCCGGGGCATTGGGACGCCCAGCTTCCCCCTCTCCCGCTCAGGGAGAGGGGGGCAGGGGGGTGAGGATCGCAAGCGCAGCGGAATGCCGAAAACCTCTTCTCGCTCGAAAAACCCTACACCTGAGAAGAGCCGGGGAGAGGGTGAGGACCACTATCCGCCCATCTGGTTTGACATGCCCCCTGCCTGAGGTATAATGAAGCCATATCAACGGCGTTTTGATCCGCGTCCCCCCACGCGCTGCGCGGCGAGATGGAAGGAGACAGGCGTATGTTTGGCCTCGGCTGGGGTGAGTTGCTGATCATTTTGATAATCGTGATTGCCATTTTCGGCGCCGGGCGCCTGGCTGGCATCGGCGGCGCTCTGGGCAGCAGCATCCGCGAGTTCAAGAAGGCGGTCAAGGAGGATGATACGCCTGCGGTCAAGACTGAGCCGAAGGCTGAAGACGGGACCAAGGCGTAGGCGGCGCGTCGGAATGCGAGCCTTCCAGCGCGAGCAGGCCGCCTTAAGGTGGCCCATTCGTATTATTCCTCATCCCAGACGCTCAGGAGAGCTGTAGGGCGCCTGTCTTGCCGCAGGTTGAAGCGCGCCGTGAAGGTCAGGGGCGGAAAATCTTCCGCCCCTCTTTTGCGTAGCCGGGCGTCCAGGGGCGGCGCGGTGTTTCTCCAGGGTATGAGCAACCCTAAGTTATTGTTTTCAAGCATTGCTCAGAAAGCTTGACGCAACGACGCGAAGGCGCAACGTGTTCGTGGCAGTAATGCCGGGCCTTTGCGCCATCGCGTCCCGGCAGTCACGAGGGATCAGGTCTCAGTTCAAGGTATGTGAGTGATGCTGTAGTTGGTATGGCTGAAGATTACTACGACCGGGCGACAATTGTGGTGCGTTCAGGGGCCGGCGGGAATGGCGCCGCCACCTTCCGCCGCGAGAAGTACGTGCCCCGCGGCGGCCCCAACGGCGGCGATGGCGGGCGCGGCGGCCATGTCTACCTGGTGGCCGATCCGAACCTCAACACCCTGCTCCACTTCCGCTACGAGCGCAAATTTGTCGCCGAAGACGGCGGTCACGG
The nucleotide sequence above comes from Chloroflexaceae bacterium. Encoded proteins:
- a CDS encoding aldehyde dehydrogenase family protein, giving the protein MALETHETDVPYHQLFINGEWCDAEGGATFDVTEPATGRLIARVASASTADVDRAVAAARNAFDNGPWPHTPHFERARILHKIADVMEERAFELAELESRDVGVPIRKTTYNDIPLGLHMMRVFAELARRSPYEPLPWNDFPTLTWSFVWRDPFGVCAQIIPWNYPFCMAVWKLGPALATGNTVVFKPATQAPLTSIELVRMIDETGLLPRGTLNMITGPGGSIGDYLVAHPKVDKVAFTGSTEVGRRIMALAAPHIKKVTLELGGKSPTILLPDADLDKAIDGALFAMFYHAGQLCEAGTRCFVHSSMYDEVVERMVARTRQLRIGDPLELDTDIGPLISFAHRERVENYIRIGREEGARLAIGGGRPVGELFEKGPYLEPTIFTHVDNRSRLAQEEIFGPVLAVIRYDEIGDAITMANDTMYGLAASVWSRDVQQAIEVARRLRAGTIWINDHHMLNPYAPFGGFKESGIGREMGVAGMLEYTEPKHIHVDFQQKRSGKIWWDALLPPEHEDHA
- a CDS encoding AMP-binding protein, producing the protein METTRWSYVSGTSDVPLLGITIGDCFDAIVARFPDNEALVVRQQGLCYTYADLKTEVDRCARGLMALGIARGERVGIWAPNRAEWLITQLATSKIGAILVNINPAYRLHELEYALHQSGCSALVFAPQFRGADYSAMLYELLPELRQAQPGRLAAARLPELRTVVRLGDEPAPGMFTWNDVLAVAEQVSPADLAARQAEQQFDDPINIQYTSGTTGYPKGATLSHHNILNNGYFVARLMRFTDKDRLVIPVPLYHCFGMVMGNLGCITHGATIIYPSEGFDPLAVLQAVQEERATALFGVPTMFIAELDHPEFSRFDLSSLRTGVMAGAPCPVEVMRKVHSLMNMREVEICYGMTETSPVSTQTRIGAPLEKQVGTVGQVHPHVEIKIIDPVTGRVLPRGQTGELCTRGYSVMLGYWNNEEATRKAIDAAGWMHTGDLAVMDEEGYINIVGRIKDMIIRGGENVYPREIEEFLYTHPKISDVQVIGVPDERYGEEIMAWIKLKPGETADEEEIREFCRGRIAHFKIPRYIKFVDSFPMTVTGKVQKFRMREQSIEELNLRAAASMRTA
- a CDS encoding DUF5010 domain-containing protein, which encodes MVTTTRYVILVILAILALAACAAPPAPPPATVTAPASVTPAPNTPVAPRATPAAPVRRPPLGAFFFYWYNCPEQECDPTQTPFLPPGWITPLPDDPDLRDGASYSSYNYDWYERELRTMAATGIDIVFPVSWGDHPHPWFRQDRINLLVQANGVLERPMRIGMFLDTTAQQGMFQDYLGNGYLTGPDAPRMPVSDPRSGYFFYDRHIRDFFRRVPREMWATVNGRPIIITYTTICCDEIGYGGELWNSVKRAFAADFGVEPWLILEETWLSAPPPAGLPAAAEVADGVYRWGTALNGPYTGELRGYQVSSVGPGFDNSRIPWVSEPRIQPRDLPPGGGPRAPGAFLRASLAAVPADADLVLIETWNEWLEGTAVAPAAYTDAAGRPLPADFYLRIIRAWRQGR
- a CDS encoding homoserine dehydrogenase — protein: MKRIQLVQIGLGSVGRELARQILAQHDAIIGRYGFSIDYLAIADSTGMFFSGAPLPRETVLEILEAKTAGRTLADQGAPRRGSLGVLPISAPGIAVDVSAYGGTTVILADAVRFGHRVVTANKQPLCASYHDFRTLTENGATRYEATVGAGLPVIGTLQSLLDTGDEVQRIEAVMSGTLGYLCTELEAGKPLSVALREAHSLGYTEPDPRDDLSGLDVARKALILGRTCGQPWTIERIPPEPWYPPEFAQLELHEFMARLEELDAPMAERVAAARAAGGALRYVASITPEGASVGFQVVPAGHPLADLRGPDNLFSFTTARYAERPLIIRGPGAGVAVTAAAVLADIIATGREMHA
- a CDS encoding NAD(P)-dependent oxidoreductase → MSESISLLGLGLMGRPMARTLLRAGHRVCGWNRSPLAPELVAGLPLCASLAEAAAADICIFMLADSPAVDAVLEGLAPYLPPGRLVIDMGSSDPARSRVHAARLASRGIGWVDAPVSGGPEGAADGTLAIMAGGNEADVARARPVLEALGRVTHLGGPGAGHTAKVINQLLVGLTIEAVAEATLLAEASGLDPSRLRQALAGGFADSKVLQIHGARMAARAYTPGGRVSTQLKDLRLARNLADAAGLHLPHLDDTLERYERLAARGYGELDHSALHRLLLEEQRSDGQPVSATIVPQHTTEKP